Proteins from a genomic interval of Deltaproteobacteria bacterium:
- a CDS encoding MBL fold metallo-hydrolase, which produces MKLTILGSGTGFPSSLRGGPGYLVQSDEEMVLMDLGMGTLSKLHGLEIPLDRLGPILISHLHPDHIAELVSLLFALKNIVISRKVPLRLIGGPGLKELVRRLQEVHGRWIRPERFELEVLEVPEGEISLGELTLRTVPVVHTEGSIGFRLAAPTGESLAYSGDSAFCPALMDLVRNVDLAVMECSFPDEQKKKGHLIPSEVGKIAAGGGAKRVVLSHLYPECDAVDLAVQCRSHYKGEVIVARDGMVLTV; this is translated from the coding sequence TTGAAACTGACCATCCTCGGTTCCGGAACAGGCTTTCCCTCCTCCCTCCGGGGAGGACCCGGTTATCTTGTGCAATCGGATGAAGAGATGGTCCTGATGGATCTCGGGATGGGGACTCTGTCCAAACTCCATGGCCTGGAGATTCCTCTGGACCGACTCGGTCCGATTCTGATCAGCCATCTTCATCCGGATCATATCGCCGAACTGGTTTCGCTCCTCTTTGCTCTGAAGAATATCGTTATTTCCCGGAAGGTTCCTCTCCGGTTGATCGGCGGCCCCGGTTTAAAGGAACTTGTCCGTCGGCTTCAGGAGGTTCATGGACGGTGGATCCGGCCGGAACGGTTTGAACTTGAGGTCCTGGAGGTTCCGGAAGGGGAGATCTCCCTGGGGGAACTTACCCTTCGGACGGTGCCGGTTGTTCATACGGAGGGAAGCATCGGTTTCCGCCTTGCCGCTCCGACCGGTGAATCCCTGGCCTACTCCGGGGACTCCGCCTTCTGTCCCGCCCTGATGGATCTCGTGCGGAATGTTGATCTTGCCGTCATGGAGTGTTCCTTCCCCGATGAACAGAAGAAAAAAGGACACCTCATCCCCTCGGAAGTGGGGAAAATCGCCGCCGGAGGCGGAGCAAAAAGGGTGGTGTTGAGCCACCTCTACCCGGAATGTGACGCAGTTGACCTGGCCGTCCAATGCAGAAGCCATTACAAGGGTGAGGTGATCGTCGCCCGGGATGGGATGGTCCTAACGGTTTGA
- the grxC gene encoding glutaredoxin 3, giving the protein MSREVLIYTTPVCPYCVRAKALLTRKGVSFREIDISRDRDLEAEMIRLTKKMTVPQILVDGNPIGGCDELHELEHRGVLDELLQGG; this is encoded by the coding sequence ATGAGTCGCGAAGTTTTAATCTATACCACTCCGGTCTGCCCTTATTGTGTTCGGGCGAAGGCCTTGCTTACCCGAAAAGGGGTATCCTTCCGGGAGATTGACATCTCCCGTGACCGGGATCTGGAGGCGGAAATGATCCGTCTCACGAAAAAGATGACGGTTCCCCAGATCCTGGTCGATGGTAATCCGATCGGGGGGTGTGACGAGCTTCATGAGCTTGAGCACCGGGGAGTGCTGGACGAGCTTCTGCAGGGCGGGTAA
- a CDS encoding response regulator → MDETQYCLCCDEDVPINTVYRDGKKEITCLYCGFVLGFQEEKKGASASCILTADDSNLIRNLLTDILTNKRLAEDVLSFENGMTFLAEFNQRIIRPDGVSLVILDLQMPVMDGLKTALTLRAVETKLQRDKKTPIIFFSARKCDEALKKQLARCAPAVYFNKGDSPDPANLADRVDRLVNYILTRKK, encoded by the coding sequence ATGGATGAAACGCAATATTGCCTTTGCTGCGACGAAGATGTGCCGATCAATACGGTCTATCGTGACGGGAAGAAAGAGATTACATGCCTGTATTGCGGTTTCGTCCTCGGTTTTCAGGAAGAGAAGAAAGGGGCGTCCGCAAGCTGTATCCTGACGGCGGATGATTCAAACCTCATACGTAATCTTTTAACGGATATCCTGACGAACAAAAGGCTTGCCGAAGATGTCTTATCCTTTGAAAACGGGATGACCTTTCTTGCGGAATTCAACCAACGGATCATCCGTCCGGACGGAGTGAGCCTCGTCATCCTTGATCTTCAGATGCCGGTTATGGACGGACTTAAAACGGCGCTGACCTTGCGGGCCGTTGAGACCAAACTACAGCGGGACAAAAAGACACCGATTATCTTTTTTTCGGCCCGGAAGTGTGACGAGGCATTAAAAAAACAGCTTGCCCGGTGTGCGCCGGCCGTCTATTTCAATAAGGGAGACAGCCCGGATCCGGCCAATCTTGCCGATCGTGTCGACCGTCTGGTCAACTACATACTCACCCGGAAAAAGTGA
- a CDS encoding ferritin family protein gives MGEREQAMTKALSVALKMEKDGMAFYREASKKTENELGRKMFLSFVKDEKRHYDMIEALSHGLKIDTQLKETGPAERMKTVFEEAGQNMASRLGSQSGDVEALKFALEMENKGYEFYKRSAGTSGDADEKRLFEMLAKEESRHHEILQNALNYLEETGDWFLWEEGGPIEGG, from the coding sequence ATGGGCGAAAGAGAACAGGCAATGACCAAGGCTTTAAGTGTGGCCTTAAAGATGGAAAAGGACGGCATGGCATTCTATCGGGAGGCCAGCAAAAAAACGGAAAACGAACTGGGTAGAAAGATGTTTCTCTCTTTTGTAAAAGATGAAAAACGCCACTACGACATGATCGAGGCCTTATCCCATGGCTTGAAGATCGACACTCAGCTCAAAGAAACCGGCCCGGCGGAACGGATGAAAACCGTTTTTGAAGAAGCCGGACAGAATATGGCATCCCGCCTCGGTTCACAGTCGGGGGATGTGGAGGCGCTGAAATTCGCCCTTGAGATGGAGAACAAAGGGTACGAATTTTATAAAAGATCTGCCGGAACCTCCGGGGATGCCGACGAAAAACGACTCTTTGAGATGCTTGCGAAAGAGGAGAGCCGGCATCACGAGATTCTGCAGAATGCTCTGAACTATCTCGAAGAGACGGGCGACTGGTTTCTTTGGGAAGAGGGAGGACCGATCGAGGGAGGTTAG
- the mutY gene encoding A/G-specific adenine glycosylase, whose amino-acid sequence MPDIGKIRSALLRWYKTCGRDLPWRRTRDPYRIWVSEVMLQQTRVETVIDYYHCFLEAFPAVTALAVADLEAVLKIWEGMGYYARARNLHRGAQAVVEKWDGELPRNLPDLLRVPGIGRSTAGAILSLAFEIPTPVLDGNVKRVVARLFALRGDLKRPALEKKLWRYSELLTPKGRVHHYTQAVMDLGAILCTPRRPNCPHCPLQNECRAFRLQLQEKIPAPSKKRSLPHHHVALGVIRKRGRILIYRRPVEGLLGGLWGFPNYRSRTKKGLSEALGQGVRKDYGIRIESGKPVGSLSHGYTHFTVTFHLFDCSCRDGEKIVKRAFPTKWVYPRDLRDYPLSASDRKVIRKLSAISYQQ is encoded by the coding sequence ATGCCCGATATTGGAAAGATCCGGTCCGCTCTTCTGCGATGGTACAAGACATGCGGACGGGACCTTCCCTGGCGCAGGACGCGGGATCCGTACCGGATCTGGGTCTCAGAGGTCATGCTGCAACAGACCCGCGTTGAGACGGTGATCGACTATTACCACTGTTTCCTGGAGGCCTTCCCCGCCGTGACCGCCCTTGCGGTTGCGGACCTTGAAGCGGTACTGAAGATCTGGGAGGGGATGGGGTACTATGCCCGGGCCCGCAATCTCCATCGCGGGGCGCAGGCGGTTGTGGAGAAATGGGATGGGGAACTACCACGCAATTTGCCGGACCTCCTTCGCGTCCCCGGGATCGGCCGTTCCACGGCCGGGGCGATCCTGAGCCTGGCCTTTGAAATTCCCACTCCGGTTTTGGACGGGAATGTAAAACGTGTTGTCGCCCGGCTTTTTGCCCTCCGGGGAGACCTGAAAAGACCCGCCCTGGAGAAAAAACTGTGGAGATATTCCGAGTTACTGACGCCGAAGGGAAGAGTCCATCACTATACCCAGGCCGTCATGGACCTGGGTGCCATACTTTGTACTCCCCGCAGACCGAACTGCCCCCATTGCCCCCTTCAAAATGAATGCCGGGCCTTCCGGTTGCAGTTGCAGGAAAAGATACCGGCACCATCGAAGAAAAGGAGTCTGCCCCATCATCACGTAGCCCTGGGGGTGATTCGCAAACGGGGACGAATCCTGATCTACCGGCGGCCTGTTGAGGGGCTCTTAGGGGGACTCTGGGGATTCCCGAATTACAGGAGCCGGACGAAGAAAGGATTGTCTGAGGCCCTGGGTCAGGGCGTGCGGAAAGATTACGGGATCCGGATTGAATCGGGAAAACCTGTGGGGAGCCTCTCCCACGGCTACACCCACTTCACCGTGACCTTTCATCTCTTTGATTGTTCCTGCAGGGATGGAGAAAAGATCGTGAAAAGGGCTTTCCCGACCAAGTGGGTCTATCCTCGGGATCTTCGGGATTATCCCCTTTCCGCAAGCGACCGGAAGGTGATTAGAAAGCTCTCAGCGATCAGCTATCAGCAATAA
- a CDS encoding 4-oxalocrotonate tautomerase family protein has product MPYINLKLLGKLTKEQKSTIVKEFSDTLERVAGKPSEHTYIVIDEVERENWGKGGKLFSDM; this is encoded by the coding sequence ATGCCCTACATCAATCTCAAGCTTCTCGGGAAACTGACGAAAGAGCAGAAATCGACGATCGTCAAGGAGTTCTCAGACACTTTAGAGCGGGTCGCCGGAAAGCCGAGCGAACACACCTATATCGTCATCGATGAGGTGGAACGGGAGAATTGGGGCAAAGGGGGAAAGCTCTTCTCCGATATGTAA
- the amrA gene encoding AmmeMemoRadiSam system protein A, translating to MYLDASERTTLLRLARFSLEHFVRTREKSISAPSEIELTERLREPAGVFVTLEEEDQLRGCIGYIEPIRPLYQAVMENSVSACSRDYRFLPVTPEELDRIKIEISVLTPKEEIAEPSGFHPGEEGIILEKEGKRAVFLPQVAPEQGWDREETLRHLCMKAGLPPDAWREGTRFWIFRAEVFSEEER from the coding sequence ATGTATCTGGATGCATCGGAAAGAACAACCCTGCTGAGACTGGCACGGTTTTCCCTGGAACATTTTGTCCGAACAAGAGAAAAAAGTATCTCCGCTCCTTCGGAAATAGAACTGACGGAACGGCTCCGCGAACCGGCCGGAGTTTTCGTCACCCTCGAAGAAGAAGATCAGCTACGAGGATGCATCGGTTACATTGAACCGATTCGGCCGCTCTATCAGGCAGTCATGGAAAACAGTGTCTCCGCCTGCTCCAGGGATTACCGTTTTCTCCCCGTAACCCCGGAAGAACTGGACCGAATAAAAATCGAGATCTCCGTACTGACCCCGAAGGAGGAGATCGCCGAACCTTCCGGTTTTCATCCCGGCGAAGAGGGGATCATCCTCGAAAAAGAGGGGAAGCGGGCGGTCTTTCTGCCCCAGGTCGCTCCGGAACAGGGGTGGGACAGGGAAGAAACCCTCCGGCACCTCTGCATGAAGGCGGGGCTCCCCCCCGACGCCTGGCGGGAAGGAACACGCTTCTGGATCTTCCGGGCGGAGGTCTTCAGCGAAGAAGAGAGATGA